GAGGTCACGGCCCATCCCCATGGCAGCCTTGGCGCCGAAGTACACGGCCACCACGGCACACGCGATCTGCAGCAAGGTAATGAGCAGCATGAGCCCGCCCATGCGCAGGATGTATTCGGTATCCCCGGTAGCAACGCCGTTGTCGATGATGTCCGCATTGAGTGTGGGAAGGTACAGGGACGCGATGGACTGCGCCAGTTGGAAGAGAACGACGGCGATCAGCAGCCGCTGATGCGGCCGCAGGAAGCGAACAAGAACCTTCCACAGCATAGGGTCTCCGAACCAAGGGTTGTGAACCGAAGGCCAGTTTACGTCTGGTTGCTGTGGGCAACTAGAGGGAAGTGAGGGGTAATGTCAGGGACTCCCTCACTCTGCCGTGGCCCCATAACGTCGAAGTAATCATCAGCCCGAACTGCAGAGGAAACCAACCATGGAAAAGCGCACACTCGGTACCGGCGGCCTGGAAGTTTCCGCCATTGGCATGGGATGCATGAGCATGAGCGGCGGCTACAGCGAACGGCCGGATCGCGACGAAATGATCTCCCTCATCCGCACAGGCGTGGAACGCGGCGTGACGTTCTTCGATACCGCCGAGATCTACGGGCCCTACGCCAATGAGGAACTTGTTGGCGAAGCATTGGCACCGTTCAAGGATCAGGTGGTCATCGCCACCAAGTTCGGCTGGGACATCGACCCAGCTGAGCGGAAGCCAAGCGGCAAGGTCACCAGCAGGCCCGAGGTCATCAAAGAAGTAGTTGAGGGATCCCTGCGGCGGCTCCGCGTGGACGCACTGGACCTCTACTACCAGCACCGCGTCGATCCGGAGGTGCCCATCGAGGACGTGGCAGGTGCCGTCAAGGAATTGGTAGACGCCGGAAAGGTGAAGCACTTCGGTATGTCGGAGGCAGCCGCAGGCACCATCCGGCGAGCCCACGCAGTTCTCCCCGTGGCTGCGGTTCAGAGCGAGTACTCGTTGTGGTGGCGCCGTCCGGAGGAAGAAGTCCTGGGTGTATGCGAAGAGCTTGGAATCGGCTTCGTTCCCTTCAGCCCACTCGGCAAAGGTTTCCTGACCGGCACCATCAACGCTTCCACCAGCTTCGAATCCGGCAACGACATCCGCAGCACCATCCCCCGGTTCACGCCCGAGGCCATGCAGAACAACCAGGCCGTGGTGGACCTCCTCGCCGGAATCGCTGAACGAAAAGGCGCGACGCCGGGCCAGATCGCCTTGGCATGGTTGCTGGCACAGAAGCCTTGGATTGTTCCCATTCCCGGTACACGGAAACTGCACCGCCTGGAAGAAAACCTGGCCGCGGCCGACGTCGAACTTTCATCTGCTGAGCTGGACGAAATCGAGGCGGCCGCGGCGAAAATCACCGTGGAGGGTGGCCGCTACAACGAGGCTGGCGAGCGGATGACCAACCTGTAAACCCGTGCCGGCGTCGCAGCAGGACAGTAGGCTGGAAACGTTCGTGTTGAACCGCATCGAAGGGACTTGAGTTTTGGCTTACATCACCGTCGGAAACGAAAACAGCACTGAGATCGAGCTTTACTACGAGGACCACGGGACCGGCCAGGCAGTGGTCCTGATTCACGGCTACCCGTTGGACGGTTCCTCTTGGGAGAAGCAGACAGCCGCGCTGCTCGACGCCGGTTACCGCGTCATCACGTACGACCGCCGCGGGTTCGGCAAGTCCAGCCAGCCCACCGAGGGCTACGACTACGACACCTTCGCCGCAGACCTGAAAACCGTGCTGGACACGCTGGACCTGAACGATGCCGTCTTGGTGGGCTTCTCCATGGGCACCGGCGAAGTTGCGCGCTACATCAGCACCTACGGTTCGGCCCGTGTCGCCAAGGCCGTGTTCCTCGGTTCGTTGGAGCCTTTCCTGCTGAAAACCGACGACAACCCGGACGGCGTGCCGCAGGAAGTCTTCGATGGCCTCGCCGCCGGCGTCAAGGCTGACCGCTACGCCTTCTTCACCGAGTTCTTCAAGAACTTCTACAACAGCGACACCTTCCTGGGCACGGATCGTCTCAGTCAGGAAGCCGTGGATGCGAGCTGGAACCTGGCCAGCAAGTCGGGTGCTTTCGCCTCGGTGGCAGCCCAGCCCACGTGGCTCACCGACTTCCGTGCCGACATCCCCAAGATTGACGTGCCGGCCTTGATTGTTCACGGCACTGCGGACAACATCCTGCCGATCGACGTCACCGGCCGGCGTTTCAAGGACGCCCTGCCCAGCGCCGAGTACCTGGAAATCGAAGGCGCGCCGCACGGCCTGCTGTGGACGCACGGCGCCGAAATCAACCAGGCCTTGCTGGCGTTCCTCAAGAAGTAAAGCCCGCAGTTTTTGTACAGCAGATGACCTTTAGAGGGCGTTTTAAGGGCATTTGCTGTACACAAACTCCTACTTCTTCAGGCGAAGCTTTCGCGCCTTCTTTCCCTTCCGCAGGTACTCGTCCAGCGTC
The sequence above is a segment of the Arthrobacter sp. StoSoilB22 genome. Coding sequences within it:
- a CDS encoding alpha/beta hydrolase, yielding MAYITVGNENSTEIELYYEDHGTGQAVVLIHGYPLDGSSWEKQTAALLDAGYRVITYDRRGFGKSSQPTEGYDYDTFAADLKTVLDTLDLNDAVLVGFSMGTGEVARYISTYGSARVAKAVFLGSLEPFLLKTDDNPDGVPQEVFDGLAAGVKADRYAFFTEFFKNFYNSDTFLGTDRLSQEAVDASWNLASKSGAFASVAAQPTWLTDFRADIPKIDVPALIVHGTADNILPIDVTGRRFKDALPSAEYLEIEGAPHGLLWTHGAEINQALLAFLKK
- a CDS encoding aldo/keto reductase, with the translated sequence MEKRTLGTGGLEVSAIGMGCMSMSGGYSERPDRDEMISLIRTGVERGVTFFDTAEIYGPYANEELVGEALAPFKDQVVIATKFGWDIDPAERKPSGKVTSRPEVIKEVVEGSLRRLRVDALDLYYQHRVDPEVPIEDVAGAVKELVDAGKVKHFGMSEAAAGTIRRAHAVLPVAAVQSEYSLWWRRPEEEVLGVCEELGIGFVPFSPLGKGFLTGTINASTSFESGNDIRSTIPRFTPEAMQNNQAVVDLLAGIAERKGATPGQIALAWLLAQKPWIVPIPGTRKLHRLEENLAAADVELSSAELDEIEAAAAKITVEGGRYNEAGERMTNL